In Thermanaerothrix sp., the following proteins share a genomic window:
- a CDS encoding aldo/keto reductase: MNKVVLNNGVEMPMIGLGVYEAGTLDECERCVLQALEVGYRMVDTAAVYGNEEAVGRALRRSSVPREEVFVITKLWFKDSGYERTMAAFFGSLKRLGLDYVDLYLIHQPYGDVYGSWRAMEELYRRGYVRAIGVSNFYADRLMDLSAHCEVLPAVDQIELHPLHQRPEELKVMRRLGVTPQAWGPLARGRDGILEHPVLVGLAEKHRRTVPQVILRWLVQQGITAVPKTVRPERMRENLDVFGFSLGQQDMELIASADTGRSSFGDHRDVALFEKLLSFDPAGLWS; the protein is encoded by the coding sequence ATGAACAAGGTGGTTCTCAATAACGGCGTTGAGATGCCCATGATAGGCCTTGGGGTTTACGAGGCCGGCACCCTGGATGAGTGCGAGCGGTGTGTGCTGCAGGCCCTTGAGGTAGGCTACCGGATGGTGGACACCGCGGCGGTGTACGGCAACGAGGAGGCGGTGGGGCGGGCGCTTCGCAGAAGCTCGGTGCCGAGGGAAGAGGTCTTCGTGATAACCAAGCTCTGGTTCAAGGACAGCGGTTACGAGCGGACGATGGCGGCCTTCTTCGGGTCACTCAAGAGGCTTGGGCTGGACTACGTGGACCTGTACCTGATCCACCAGCCCTACGGGGACGTTTACGGCTCCTGGCGGGCCATGGAGGAGCTCTACAGGAGGGGATACGTCAGGGCCATCGGGGTCAGCAACTTCTACGCCGACAGGCTCATGGACCTTTCCGCCCACTGCGAGGTCCTTCCGGCGGTGGACCAGATAGAGCTGCATCCTCTGCACCAGCGGCCGGAGGAGCTGAAGGTTATGCGCCGCCTTGGGGTGACCCCCCAGGCCTGGGGCCCCTTGGCCAGGGGCAGGGACGGGATACTTGAACACCCGGTGCTTGTGGGCCTTGCGGAGAAGCACCGCCGCACGGTGCCCCAGGTGATACTTCGGTGGCTGGTGCAGCAGGGCATAACGGCGGTGCCAAAGACCGTAAGGCCCGAGAGGATGAGGGAGAACCTTGACGTGTTCGGCTTCAGCCTGGGCCAGCAGGACATGGAGCTCATAGCCTCGGCGGACACCGGCAGGAGCTCCTTCGGGGACCACCGGGACGTGGCCCTTTTTGAGAAGCTGCTCTCCTTCGACCCCGCGGGGCTATGGTCCTAG